In Gimesia benthica, a single window of DNA contains:
- a CDS encoding zinc ribbon domain-containing protein YjdM: MSELPNCPECDGEYTYEDRGLLVCPSCGHEWNPAGATETSTGPVVRDANGNILQNGDSVTVIKDLKVKGSSSVVKVGTKVKNIRLVEGDHDIDCKIPGIGSMGLKSEFVKKA; encoded by the coding sequence ATGAGCGAGTTACCGAATTGCCCGGAATGTGATGGAGAATATACCTACGAAGACAGAGGCCTGCTGGTTTGTCCGTCATGCGGCCACGAATGGAATCCGGCGGGTGCGACCGAAACCTCCACCGGCCCCGTCGTGCGGGACGCTAACGGGAACATCCTGCAAAATGGGGATTCCGTCACCGTCATTAAAGACCTTAAAGTGAAGGGCTCTTCGTCGGTCGTCAAGGTGGGAACGAAGGTCAAGAACATCCGCCTGGTCGAAGGGGATCACGACATCGACTGCAAAATTCCCGGGATCGGTTCAATGGGACTGAAATCCGAATTCGTCAAGAAGGCCTGA
- a CDS encoding sulfatase family protein yields the protein MLARISVFLLLCFVMIPGRVQAETKQPNILFILTDQWRAQSLGYAGNEQVKTPNIDALARQSVNFQNAVSGCPVCCPFRGSLMTGQRPLTHGVFLNDVQLPAKAVTIAEVLDNAGYETGFIGKWHLDGRGRSAFTPPERRQGFEFWRALECTHNYNRSFYYGDSPQRQTWEGYDAFAQTRVARQFIRDQSQKGQPFLLVMSYGSPHNPYHTAPPEYQSMYEPEKIKVRPNVPKDQQATAQKELAGYFAHCSALDDCVSDLMATLKETGIDQNTIVVFTSDHGDMLRSHGQIRKQKPWDESLRVPMLFRLNGVEHAQGRTVDSPINSEDLMPTLLGLCQVSIPDTVEGLDYSGYLRGGKNPSDGATVITCPSPFGEWQRSRGGKEYRGLRTTRYTYVRDLSGPWLLYDNEADPYQLKNLCNDPEAAPIQAKLDALLNKKLAAQHDEFLQGSQYIEKFGYQVDPKTGTVPYTN from the coding sequence ATGCTGGCTCGTATTTCCGTTTTTCTGTTACTCTGTTTTGTGATGATCCCCGGTCGGGTTCAGGCTGAAACTAAGCAGCCGAACATTTTGTTTATCCTGACCGACCAGTGGCGGGCACAGTCCCTGGGCTACGCGGGCAACGAGCAGGTCAAGACGCCGAATATCGATGCGTTGGCCCGACAGAGTGTCAATTTTCAGAACGCGGTTTCCGGCTGTCCGGTCTGCTGTCCCTTCCGAGGTTCGCTGATGACCGGCCAGCGTCCGTTGACGCATGGCGTGTTTCTGAACGATGTGCAACTGCCTGCGAAAGCGGTGACGATCGCCGAGGTGCTGGACAACGCCGGTTATGAGACCGGTTTCATCGGGAAGTGGCATCTGGATGGTCGCGGCCGCTCAGCGTTCACGCCGCCGGAACGTCGACAGGGCTTTGAGTTCTGGCGGGCTCTGGAATGCACGCACAACTACAACCGTTCGTTTTACTACGGCGACTCTCCGCAACGACAGACCTGGGAAGGTTACGACGCGTTTGCCCAGACGCGCGTGGCCCGGCAGTTCATTCGGGACCAGTCCCAGAAAGGGCAACCGTTTCTGCTGGTGATGTCGTACGGCTCGCCACATAATCCGTATCACACCGCACCGCCGGAATACCAGAGCATGTATGAACCGGAGAAGATCAAAGTGCGTCCCAATGTACCCAAAGATCAGCAGGCAACTGCGCAAAAAGAACTCGCCGGCTACTTTGCTCATTGTTCGGCACTGGATGATTGTGTCAGCGATTTAATGGCGACGCTCAAAGAGACCGGCATTGATCAAAACACGATCGTTGTCTTCACCTCTGATCACGGCGACATGCTGCGGTCGCACGGGCAGATCCGTAAGCAGAAACCGTGGGACGAATCGCTGCGGGTGCCGATGCTGTTCCGGTTGAATGGCGTAGAGCACGCGCAAGGTCGCACCGTCGATTCCCCCATCAATTCCGAAGACCTGATGCCCACGCTGTTGGGACTCTGTCAAGTTTCGATTCCCGACACCGTGGAAGGACTGGATTATAGCGGCTACCTGCGTGGCGGGAAAAATCCTTCAGACGGGGCGACGGTCATCACCTGCCCTTCCCCTTTTGGTGAATGGCAGCGGAGCCGGGGCGGAAAGGAATACCGCGGCTTGAGAACGACCCGCTACACGTACGTCCGCGATCTCAGTGGACCCTGGTTATTGTACGACAACGAGGCAGACCCGTATCAGCTGAAAAATCTGTGCAATGATCCGGAAGCAGCCCCGATCCAGGCAAAACTCGATGCGCTGCTCAACAAAAAACTGGCCGCCCAGCATGATGAGTTTTTGCAGGGGAGTCAGTACATCGAAAAATTCGGTTACCAGGTGGACCCGAAAACCGGGACGGTGCCTTATACGAATTGA
- a CDS encoding transglutaminase-like domain-containing protein — protein MKPQPAYFYLASLLLTCNIPFSPVWGDSDTQTVKTVRPEIRSLTKTGQVRELITPAAMTHETGVGYVARLKIPHEADSKSRSTCILLEDGQPLPHPHALHKLIRETGKGHYSHWTPTTLYFSASDSSDPRTNGRKYELVCPETYTEQSAQFVLTDADSLISFPDISGKRVQPVKLVWENRDPQQSIQLNWKRQGAPDLSSQQAMLASILKPGMTDEEKSLAIWKFLVDWRYHFYPAEPGDEVHDPVKFLNVYGYGFCDDCASNFAVLARKAGVRSRTWGLSGHVVAEAFYDGKWHMFDPDHEVFYRNDQGVIASVEELAQHPELITKTPLDPIGSPSQAIARLYTTTADNQPSERKPAIRDSNLAPTLEPGDRLEFDYIAAEYIHRRNMPNEEQPPVAGNGTLKRSITKLESLKQPHPHQRDWHFTWPYVLLKGALELKLAPGQSAPTISVSSNGTSWTPLETTLKVEKLTVSLDAWIKQHPTAVYGFYLRCENTNGDDPAASVAKLNSELLFQFAPRALAHMQNKNNHFEMKLSPQLPVNSQGLAVQLEWKVVE, from the coding sequence ATGAAACCACAACCAGCATACTTCTACCTGGCGAGCCTCTTGCTCACATGCAACATCCCGTTCTCGCCGGTGTGGGGTGATTCAGACACTCAGACCGTGAAAACCGTTCGTCCCGAAATCCGCTCGCTAACGAAAACCGGGCAGGTTCGCGAACTGATTACGCCCGCGGCGATGACACATGAGACCGGTGTCGGCTACGTGGCCCGCCTCAAAATTCCGCATGAAGCTGACAGTAAATCCAGATCCACCTGCATCCTGCTGGAAGATGGCCAACCCCTGCCGCATCCCCACGCGCTGCATAAGCTGATCCGCGAAACAGGGAAAGGGCACTACAGTCACTGGACGCCGACCACGCTCTATTTTTCCGCCAGCGATTCTTCCGATCCCCGCACCAATGGACGCAAATATGAACTGGTCTGCCCGGAAACTTATACCGAACAGTCAGCGCAATTCGTACTGACCGATGCCGACTCGCTGATCTCATTTCCTGATATCTCCGGCAAACGCGTGCAACCCGTCAAGCTGGTCTGGGAAAACCGGGATCCGCAGCAAAGCATCCAGCTGAACTGGAAGCGCCAGGGGGCCCCCGATCTCTCCAGCCAGCAGGCGATGCTCGCCAGCATTCTCAAACCGGGGATGACGGACGAAGAGAAATCACTGGCGATCTGGAAATTCCTGGTCGACTGGCGGTATCACTTCTATCCGGCAGAACCGGGAGATGAAGTGCACGACCCCGTGAAGTTTCTCAATGTTTACGGGTACGGCTTCTGTGATGACTGTGCCTCGAACTTCGCGGTCCTGGCCCGCAAAGCAGGTGTGCGAAGTCGGACCTGGGGGCTCTCAGGACACGTTGTTGCGGAAGCCTTCTATGACGGTAAGTGGCACATGTTCGATCCCGATCATGAAGTCTTTTATCGCAATGATCAGGGAGTGATCGCGAGTGTTGAGGAACTGGCACAGCACCCCGAACTGATTACAAAAACGCCCCTGGATCCGATCGGCAGTCCCTCGCAGGCAATCGCCCGGCTCTACACAACGACCGCTGATAACCAGCCTTCCGAACGCAAACCGGCGATTCGGGATTCGAATCTGGCTCCCACTCTGGAACCCGGTGACCGCCTCGAGTTTGACTACATCGCTGCGGAATATATTCATCGACGCAACATGCCGAACGAGGAACAGCCCCCCGTCGCGGGGAACGGTACTCTGAAACGCAGCATTACAAAGCTGGAGTCATTGAAACAGCCGCATCCCCACCAGCGGGACTGGCACTTCACCTGGCCCTATGTGCTGCTGAAAGGGGCGCTGGAACTCAAACTCGCACCAGGTCAGTCGGCTCCCACAATCTCCGTCTCCTCGAACGGGACTTCCTGGACTCCGCTGGAGACGACTCTCAAAGTAGAGAAACTTACGGTTTCCCTCGATGCCTGGATCAAGCAACACCCCACTGCAGTCTATGGGTTCTATCTTCGCTGCGAAAACACGAATGGCGACGACCCGGCAGCGTCAGTCGCGAAGCTGAACTCCGAATTACTGTTCCAGTTCGCCCCCCGCGCACTGGCACACATGCAAAACAAGAACAATCACTTCGAGATGAAATTATCACCTCAACTACCAGTCAACAGTCAAGGTCTGGCTGTGCAGCTGGAGTGGAAAGTGGTTGAGTGA
- a CDS encoding alpha/beta hydrolase yields the protein MGHSFAFAMVGLATSFLSAADKYTEQPGTKGNGSYVVGPNYKIDPRLTDRGNPKGKRFEFEMPLAESKIFPGTDETLDPKKEVRKTRKIFVYVPAAYKDGTKAPILVMQDGPSRMDLVCNALDNLTISKDPAQRLPAFIVIAVQNGGNDGKGSERGLEYDTMSDRYARFINDEVLPAVLKNKQIRAAYPHIAFTENPWGKATMGCSSGGAAALTMGWFRPDLFRRLITYSGTFVDQQDDDAPQEAEYPLGAWEYHSSMKLIENSDPKPLRIFTHVAENDLRADDPEETYHNWVMANERTAEALKAKGYDYRYVFSKGTRHCDRKVFEQTLADTLLWMWQGYNGE from the coding sequence ATGGGGCATTCCTTCGCTTTCGCTATGGTCGGGCTGGCCACTTCGTTTTTGTCTGCAGCTGATAAATATACCGAGCAACCTGGAACGAAAGGGAACGGCAGCTATGTTGTCGGGCCCAACTACAAGATCGATCCGAGACTCACTGATCGGGGCAATCCCAAGGGGAAACGCTTCGAGTTCGAGATGCCCCTGGCGGAGAGCAAGATCTTTCCCGGCACCGACGAGACGCTCGACCCGAAAAAAGAGGTGCGAAAAACCCGCAAGATCTTTGTCTATGTTCCCGCAGCCTACAAAGATGGAACCAAGGCACCGATTCTGGTCATGCAGGACGGACCGAGCCGGATGGACCTGGTCTGCAATGCCCTGGACAATCTGACGATCTCGAAAGATCCGGCACAGCGGCTGCCGGCGTTTATTGTGATTGCGGTCCAGAACGGCGGTAACGACGGCAAAGGAAGCGAACGCGGTCTGGAGTACGATACGATGTCCGACCGTTACGCCCGGTTTATCAATGACGAAGTCCTGCCGGCCGTGCTGAAGAACAAACAGATCCGTGCCGCGTATCCGCACATCGCGTTTACCGAGAATCCCTGGGGGAAGGCCACGATGGGCTGCAGTTCCGGCGGTGCGGCTGCGTTGACGATGGGCTGGTTCCGACCCGATCTGTTCCGCCGCCTGATTACCTATTCCGGTACCTTCGTCGATCAGCAGGACGACGACGCACCCCAGGAAGCAGAGTACCCCCTGGGTGCGTGGGAATATCATTCGAGCATGAAGCTGATTGAAAACAGCGATCCCAAGCCTCTGCGGATCTTCACGCATGTGGCAGAAAACGATCTCCGGGCCGACGATCCGGAAGAGACGTACCACAACTGGGTGATGGCCAATGAACGGACGGCCGAGGCCCTCAAGGCCAAGGGTTACGATTATCGATACGTCTTCAGCAAGGGGACCCGGCACTGCGACCGCAAGGTCTTCGAACAGACGCTGGCCGACACCCTGCTCTGGATGTGGCAAGGATATAACGGCGAGTGA
- a CDS encoding SMI1/KNR4 family protein — MTKHKDFKFMAESEIVIPAIDEKIIQRNETFLSHYNEKVIRFPEELAACFLKHHGGIPEKQCFRMPEGSVRMICRFCTLLDYDEIPVPEVMTWRSTESDIRYDYSLDFLMNADPYSSRLYQSRGVLVPFAVIDTEGHNARSMHDMDLICLDYQESAEPSVVTWSFEESWASPEETVKVADSFAGLLEMLFERPADFPCTNECEYF, encoded by the coding sequence ATGACCAAACACAAAGATTTCAAATTTATGGCGGAATCCGAAATTGTAATTCCTGCGATCGATGAGAAAATCATTCAAAGGAATGAAACGTTTTTAAGTCATTATAATGAAAAAGTAATCAGGTTTCCTGAGGAACTGGCAGCCTGTTTTCTAAAACATCATGGCGGTATTCCCGAGAAGCAGTGTTTCAGAATGCCGGAAGGCTCGGTGAGAATGATTTGCCGCTTCTGCACGCTGCTGGATTATGATGAGATTCCAGTGCCAGAAGTGATGACATGGAGATCAACGGAAAGTGATATCAGATATGATTATAGTCTGGATTTTCTGATGAATGCGGATCCATATTCAAGTCGCTTATATCAAAGCAGAGGGGTGTTAGTTCCTTTTGCCGTCATTGACACCGAGGGGCATAATGCACGCTCCATGCATGATATGGACTTAATTTGTCTGGATTATCAAGAATCAGCAGAACCATCCGTTGTTACCTGGAGCTTCGAAGAGTCGTGGGCAAGTCCAGAAGAAACCGTCAAAGTTGCAGATTCTTTCGCAGGGCTTCTCGAAATGCTCTTTGAGCGCCCCGCTGATTTTCCCTGCACGAATGAATGCGAATACTTTTAG
- a CDS encoding SUMF1/EgtB/PvdO family nonheme iron enzyme — protein sequence MTIHRETWNRLTNSERVDLALAVRRSLPVPFAFSGIRTFQYGAQENSLAVFNYDNSEFVLIPGDTVRLGYEWERPFPLTVEQAELWEIALEEFETPMSFDDYLEEIMTPPRDVSLDAFLLETKIKRLVDQKLKGAAVDESAAFPHHARARAQLASQGLRLPTSDEWEYACGAGVRTLYRWGEDAPMDWSPSEDRGWLQSGPNAFGLTIANNPWQWEAIHEPGFRRGGDGGGMSCGGGMPYMLEWLLLATAYIDKEDFDRPVLGDDVRRALTVEL from the coding sequence ATGACCATTCATCGCGAAACATGGAACAGACTCACCAACTCAGAGCGGGTTGATCTGGCTCTCGCGGTGCGCAGATCACTGCCTGTTCCCTTTGCTTTTTCGGGCATCAGAACCTTTCAATACGGGGCTCAGGAAAATTCGCTGGCGGTTTTCAATTATGACAATTCCGAATTCGTACTCATTCCGGGAGACACGGTTCGGCTCGGCTATGAGTGGGAACGCCCCTTTCCGCTCACAGTAGAACAGGCGGAACTATGGGAAATAGCACTGGAAGAATTCGAGACGCCGATGTCCTTCGATGACTACCTCGAAGAAATCATGACGCCGCCTCGTGACGTTTCCCTGGATGCGTTTCTGCTGGAAACAAAAATAAAACGACTGGTAGATCAGAAGCTCAAAGGCGCTGCTGTTGATGAGTCTGCAGCATTTCCACATCATGCCAGAGCGCGAGCCCAACTGGCATCCCAGGGCCTCAGATTGCCGACCTCGGATGAATGGGAATATGCCTGCGGCGCGGGTGTGAGAACCCTCTATCGCTGGGGAGAGGATGCCCCGATGGACTGGAGCCCTTCAGAAGACCGGGGCTGGCTGCAAAGCGGACCCAATGCCTTTGGTCTCACCATCGCGAATAATCCCTGGCAGTGGGAAGCGATTCACGAGCCTGGCTTCCGCAGAGGCGGCGATGGTGGCGGGATGAGCTGTGGAGGCGGAATGCCTTATATGCTTGAGTGGCTGCTGCTGGCGACAGCGTACATCGACAAGGAGGACTTTGACCGTCCGGTTCTGGGTGATGACGTACGTCGGGCGCTGACGGTAGAACTGTAG
- a CDS encoding SMI1/KNR4 family protein, with the protein MTETEIQELETATGCILPAAYRELLLNYPQRLLDLAETLGVEELELLTHNQQSLIRMNVDQAEYVHMFFPPHYFVIGENGNGDVYAIDTWSPATPVYMGGPHHGEYPEDAAGNPLPDADSLQEYVEYVVFLYEDAIQYESELDDTRVYQPPGKLMETLSVCLSLLLAPVMLLLLLFSMIIAVPYFLLLELWDKLRPVRK; encoded by the coding sequence ATGACCGAAACCGAAATCCAGGAACTGGAAACCGCGACCGGCTGTATTTTGCCGGCCGCTTATCGAGAGCTGTTGCTAAATTATCCGCAACGGTTGTTAGACCTGGCGGAGACACTCGGCGTCGAAGAACTGGAGCTGCTCACTCATAACCAACAATCGCTGATCCGGATGAATGTGGACCAGGCAGAGTACGTGCACATGTTTTTTCCACCCCACTATTTCGTCATCGGCGAAAATGGGAATGGAGACGTGTACGCGATCGATACCTGGTCCCCTGCCACTCCCGTCTATATGGGCGGCCCACATCACGGCGAATATCCCGAGGATGCAGCAGGGAACCCCCTGCCCGACGCAGACAGCCTGCAGGAGTACGTTGAGTACGTCGTCTTTCTCTACGAGGATGCAATTCAGTACGAGAGTGAGCTGGATGACACAAGGGTCTATCAACCACCTGGAAAGCTGATGGAGACACTTAGTGTCTGCCTGAGTCTTTTGCTCGCGCCGGTCATGCTGCTGTTACTGTTGTTCTCTATGATCATCGCAGTCCCGTACTTTCTACTGCTGGAATTATGGGATAAGCTGAGACCTGTCCGGAAATGA
- a CDS encoding cyclase family protein, protein MRISCPGHLYPLVILFYLPLCLSGCGQKPVASEADAVTAITLTQAYEVLQQKKFVDLTHAFEPGIPHWPGFPNETVKTIYWYDKQPDTLGTGFFAQLYCHVGQWGTHADPPAHFIKGGRTLDQIEVKEMILPLVLFDVHQAVKQNPDYTITMDDVRQWEAKHGPVPKNAFAVMRTDWSQRWPDDAAMHNRDKAGIAHYPGWSREVLQYLYEERGITASGHETTDTDPGVATSQDDYFLETYILSQNHYQIELLTNLDQLPEAGALAVVTFPKPKGGSGFPARVFAILP, encoded by the coding sequence ATGAGAATCTCCTGCCCTGGTCATCTCTATCCGCTGGTGATCTTGTTTTATCTGCCCCTGTGTCTCTCTGGTTGCGGGCAGAAGCCGGTTGCTTCAGAGGCAGACGCGGTGACAGCAATCACTCTGACGCAGGCGTATGAGGTGCTGCAGCAGAAGAAGTTCGTCGATCTGACGCATGCCTTTGAGCCGGGGATTCCGCACTGGCCCGGCTTTCCCAATGAAACGGTGAAGACCATCTACTGGTATGACAAACAGCCCGACACGCTGGGAACCGGATTCTTCGCGCAGCTGTATTGTCACGTTGGACAGTGGGGGACGCACGCTGATCCTCCCGCGCACTTTATCAAAGGGGGCCGCACGCTGGATCAGATCGAGGTCAAAGAAATGATCTTGCCGCTGGTGTTGTTTGACGTTCATCAGGCGGTGAAACAGAATCCTGATTATACGATTACGATGGACGATGTCCGCCAGTGGGAAGCGAAGCATGGACCAGTCCCCAAAAACGCATTTGCCGTGATGCGGACCGACTGGTCGCAGCGCTGGCCTGATGACGCCGCCATGCACAACAGAGACAAGGCCGGCATCGCCCACTATCCGGGTTGGAGCCGGGAGGTGTTGCAGTATCTCTACGAAGAGCGCGGCATCACCGCTTCGGGGCATGAAACCACCGACACCGATCCCGGCGTCGCCACCTCGCAGGACGATTATTTCCTGGAGACCTACATCCTGAGCCAGAACCATTATCAGATTGAGCTGTTAACAAACCTGGATCAACTGCCCGAAGCGGGGGCCCTGGCGGTGGTCACCTTCCCCAAACCCAAAGGAGGCTCAGGCTTCCCGGCACGCGTGTTTGCGATTCTACCCTGA
- a CDS encoding sulfatase — MRSPLMFLLIAVCCVLTCLVSQAAEQQPPNIVLILADDLGYGDLACYGNKQVQTPHIDRLAAGGLMFTDFHSAGAMCTPTRAAMLTGQYQQRFGTEFEGALSGKADRDIGLPHQALTMAELLKQRGYATACFGKWHLGYQPPWLPTSQGFDVFRGLASGDGDHHTHVDRSGNEDWWHNNAIQMEKGYTADLLSRYSVEFIKANRERPFFLYVPHLAIHFPWQGPNDPPHRQAGQSYHADKWGIIPEPGNVSPHTRAMIESLDQSVGQILSTLQRLQLEKNTLVIFSSDNGGYLNYGKQFQHISSNGPLRGQKGTLYEGGHRVPCLMSWPGTIRPGVTDQTAHSIDLLPTFASIAGIPEADYQTDGVDLAPLWQGGQKLADRSLFWRMGNRSAVRSGKWKLCVTNQRRELFNLENDLGEQQNQAAVHPEIVNKLNQALKGWEADVDTSAQKLKH; from the coding sequence ATGCGCTCCCCTCTTATGTTTCTGTTGATCGCGGTCTGCTGTGTGTTGACCTGCCTGGTTTCTCAGGCTGCCGAGCAACAACCGCCGAATATTGTATTAATCCTGGCTGACGATCTCGGTTACGGTGACCTGGCCTGTTATGGAAACAAACAGGTCCAGACGCCCCACATCGATCGCCTGGCTGCGGGTGGCTTGATGTTTACCGACTTCCATTCCGCCGGCGCCATGTGTACGCCGACCCGGGCTGCGATGCTCACCGGGCAGTATCAACAGCGATTTGGTACCGAGTTTGAAGGCGCCCTCTCAGGCAAAGCAGACCGCGACATCGGTCTCCCCCATCAGGCACTGACGATGGCCGAGCTGCTGAAACAGCGGGGTTACGCGACCGCCTGTTTCGGGAAGTGGCACCTGGGCTATCAGCCTCCCTGGCTGCCCACCAGTCAGGGTTTTGATGTGTTTCGCGGTCTGGCCTCGGGAGACGGCGATCATCACACGCACGTCGATCGTTCGGGCAATGAGGACTGGTGGCACAACAATGCGATCCAGATGGAAAAAGGTTACACTGCCGACCTGTTGAGCAGGTATAGCGTGGAGTTTATCAAAGCCAATCGCGAGCGGCCCTTCTTCCTCTATGTGCCTCATCTGGCGATTCATTTTCCCTGGCAGGGGCCGAACGATCCGCCGCATCGGCAAGCGGGACAGTCTTACCATGCGGATAAATGGGGTATCATTCCCGAGCCGGGAAATGTCAGTCCTCATACGCGGGCAATGATTGAATCGCTGGACCAGAGTGTGGGACAGATTCTCTCCACACTTCAACGTCTGCAACTGGAAAAGAACACGCTCGTCATTTTCTCTTCGGATAATGGCGGCTATCTCAACTATGGAAAACAGTTTCAGCACATCTCCAGCAACGGTCCCCTCCGCGGTCAGAAGGGGACGTTGTACGAAGGCGGGCATCGCGTGCCCTGTCTGATGTCCTGGCCGGGCACCATTCGCCCTGGCGTCACGGATCAGACCGCGCACTCCATTGATCTGCTCCCCACCTTCGCCAGCATCGCGGGGATACCAGAGGCGGATTACCAGACTGACGGCGTCGATCTCGCACCGCTCTGGCAGGGAGGACAGAAGCTGGCCGACCGTAGTCTGTTCTGGCGGATGGGAAATCGCAGCGCGGTGCGCAGTGGGAAGTGGAAGCTGTGCGTCACCAATCAGCGCCGCGAACTGTTCAATCTGGAAAACGATCTCGGCGAACAGCAGAACCAGGCAGCGGTGCATCCGGAAATTGTTAACAAACTGAACCAGGCTTTGAAGGGATGGGAAGCGGATGTCGATACGAGCGCTCAGAAACTTAAACACTGA
- a CDS encoding arylsulfatase: protein MSIRALRNLNTDISGGLRFPFASVIFWLIVCLLSVPTAVQAAEKQRPNIIFIMADDLGYGDLGCYGQKLIQTPHIDQLAAQGMRFTQAYAGASVCTASRAVLMTGLHNGHTPARDNIPHYPTYLQADDVTVAEVLQQSGYRCGGVGKWSLGDAGTVGRATNQGFDMWFGYLNQDHAHYYFTEYLDDNEGRLELTGNRESRQQYSHDLLTDRALKFIRASAAEPFFLYAAYTVPHFSAKAEDPHGLAVPSTEPYSDRDWDAKSKKYAAMVHRLDRDVGRIMRLLNELQLRERTLIIFTSDNGGHKGVPARFKTNGPLRGFKRDLTEGGIRVPLIARWPGVVPADTVNEEVIAFQDMLPTFAELAGTPVPQDLDGISLVQTLQGKSLPEKHEYLYWDYGHCRARYDQAVRWKHWKGIRHGQQGTIAIYDLNQDLGETTDVAKQHPEVVQRIAQIMETAAVPSERYPIGTRYRGKALWQP from the coding sequence ATGTCGATACGAGCGCTCAGAAACTTAAACACTGATATCAGCGGCGGACTGCGATTCCCGTTTGCCTCTGTAATATTCTGGCTGATAGTCTGTCTGCTCAGTGTGCCGACTGCGGTACAGGCCGCAGAGAAGCAGCGTCCGAATATCATTTTCATCATGGCCGATGATCTGGGGTATGGTGATTTGGGTTGCTACGGGCAGAAACTGATTCAGACGCCGCACATCGATCAGCTGGCCGCCCAGGGGATGCGGTTCACACAGGCTTACGCGGGCGCCTCAGTTTGCACGGCTTCACGGGCCGTCTTGATGACCGGGCTGCACAACGGTCATACGCCCGCGCGGGATAACATCCCCCACTACCCGACTTACCTGCAGGCGGACGATGTGACTGTTGCCGAAGTGTTACAGCAGTCGGGGTACCGCTGTGGCGGCGTGGGAAAATGGTCGCTCGGCGATGCAGGCACGGTCGGGCGGGCTACGAACCAGGGATTCGATATGTGGTTCGGCTACCTGAACCAGGATCACGCGCATTATTATTTCACCGAGTACCTGGACGACAACGAAGGTCGCCTGGAGCTGACGGGGAACCGTGAATCGCGTCAGCAATACAGTCACGATCTGCTGACCGATCGTGCCCTGAAATTCATTCGTGCCTCGGCTGCGGAACCCTTCTTCCTGTATGCCGCTTACACCGTGCCTCACTTTTCCGCGAAAGCGGAAGACCCGCACGGGCTGGCAGTCCCTTCGACCGAACCTTACTCCGACCGGGACTGGGATGCCAAATCGAAAAAATATGCCGCGATGGTCCATCGACTGGATCGCGATGTCGGACGAATCATGCGCCTCTTGAATGAGCTCCAGCTGCGCGAGCGGACGCTGATTATCTTCACCAGCGATAATGGCGGACATAAAGGTGTCCCCGCGCGATTTAAGACAAATGGACCGTTACGGGGTTTTAAACGGGATCTCACCGAGGGAGGCATCCGCGTGCCTCTGATTGCCCGCTGGCCCGGCGTCGTTCCTGCAGACACCGTTAACGAAGAAGTCATTGCCTTCCAGGATATGTTGCCCACATTTGCGGAACTGGCGGGCACCCCGGTTCCTCAGGACCTCGACGGCATTTCCCTCGTGCAGACGCTTCAGGGAAAATCGCTGCCTGAGAAACATGAATATCTTTACTGGGATTACGGCCACTGCCGAGCCCGCTACGATCAGGCAGTGCGCTGGAAGCACTGGAAAGGAATTCGCCACGGCCAGCAGGGCACGATTGCGATCTATGATTTGAATCAGGATCTGGGAGAGACCACAGACGTCGCGAAACAACATCCCGAGGTCGTTCAGCGGATCGCACAGATCATGGAGACCGCTGCGGTCCCCAGCGAACGATATCCCATCGGCACCCGCTACCGGGGCAAAGCTCTGTGGCAGCCTTGA